From Gordonia crocea, the proteins below share one genomic window:
- a CDS encoding TetR/AcrR family transcriptional regulator, translating into MAAATPKGQARRQLLAEAAGALLMKHGPDAVRHRAVAELAGLPLASTTYYFSSLTDLLAAAVERTCEIDAQEMTERCAALPAQSRDARDTAAALARVFVGEEPVSSQLAARYELFVLAARHPEFAEMISHRQDRVSEIAAEVLDKSRRHSAPAGVHKLIALENGALLESLAADGQTHGDPVSAVADAVVDVVDVLAPALPQMVGSSGN; encoded by the coding sequence ATGGCCGCCGCAACCCCCAAAGGTCAGGCGCGCCGCCAACTCCTCGCGGAGGCGGCCGGCGCCCTGCTGATGAAGCACGGCCCCGACGCGGTGCGCCACCGCGCGGTCGCCGAGCTGGCGGGGCTGCCGTTGGCGTCGACGACGTACTACTTCTCCTCGCTCACCGACCTGCTGGCGGCCGCGGTGGAACGCACCTGCGAGATCGACGCGCAGGAGATGACCGAGCGGTGCGCCGCGTTGCCCGCGCAGTCCCGCGACGCCCGGGACACCGCCGCCGCCCTCGCCCGGGTCTTCGTCGGTGAGGAGCCCGTGTCGTCGCAGTTGGCGGCGCGCTACGAACTGTTCGTGCTGGCCGCCCGCCACCCGGAGTTTGCGGAGATGATCAGCCACCGGCAGGACCGGGTCTCCGAGATCGCCGCCGAGGTCCTGGACAAGTCGCGTCGGCACAGTGCCCCGGCGGGCGTCCACAAGTTGATCGCCTTGGAGAACGGCGCGCTGCTGGAGTCGCTCGCGGCCGACGGCCAGACCCACGGCGATCCGGTCAGCGCGGTCGCCGACGCCG